One part of the Neodiprion virginianus isolate iyNeoVirg1 chromosome 3, iyNeoVirg1.1, whole genome shotgun sequence genome encodes these proteins:
- the LOC124300165 gene encoding pyruvate dehydrogenase (acetyl-transferring) kinase, mitochondrial, which yields MKITQKCFGNITKMLDFYSQFNPSPLSIKQFIDFGLSACERKSFIFLRKELPVRLANIMKEIHLLPDHLLRMPSVGLVNNWYATSFEEIIQFEKADINESTLDKFCQALVKIRNRHMDVVQTMAQGVLELKDSHDVDNQTENSIQYFLDRFYMSRISIRMLINQHTLLFGGQLNGQSSRHVGCIDPVCDVIGVVRDAYENARFLCDQYYLASPELIVNQHNELERGNEVRIVYVPSHLYHMLFELFKNSMRAVMEHHGDQAGNCPPVCVTVVRGKEDICVKMSDRGGGIPRSQTDHLFKYMYSTAPQPSKSDVHTVPLAGYGYGLPLSRLYARYFHGDLVLLSCEGYGTDAIIYLKALSNEANELLPIFNKTSSKFYKTTIPTGDWSSQSTGGMATRQFCVSPGHGHRLPHGMQASQC from the exons atgaaaatcacaCAGAAATGTTTTGGAAATATCACAAAAATGTTGGACTTTTACTCCCAGTTCAATCCCTCGCCGCTCTCGATAAAACAGTTCATCGATTTTG GGCTGAGTGCTTGCGAGAGAAAGTCTTTCATCTTCCTCCGAAAGGAGCTACCCGTCCGACTGGCAAACATCATGAAAGAAATTCATTTACTGCCCGACCATCTACTCCGAATGCCCAGCGTCGGGTTGGTGAATAATTGGTACGCGACGTCGTTCGAAGAGATTATACAGTTTGAAAAGGCTGACATCAACGAAAGCACTCTAGATAA GTTCTGCCAAGCGCTTGTAAAAATCAGGAACAGGCACATGGACGTAGTACAAACAATGGCTCAAGGGGTTTTAGAGCTTAAAGATTCACACGACGTTGATAATCAAACTGAAAATAGTATTCAGTACTTTTTGGACAGATTTTACATGTCCCGCATTTCGATACGTATGCTCATTAATCAACACA CATTGTTGTTCGGTGGACAGCTAAACGGGCAGAGCAGCAGGCACGTGGGTTGCATTGATCCTGTTTGCGATGTGATCGGAGTTGTTCGTGATGCGTATGAAAATGCCCGGTTTTTATGTGACCAATATTACCTAGCCAGTCCTGAATTAATAGTTAATCAACACAATG AACTAGAGAGAGGAAATGAGGTCCGGATAGTTTATGTGCCAAGTCATCTATATCACATGCTCTTCGAACTATTTAAAAACAGTATGCGAGCAGTTATGGAGCATCACGGCGACCAGGCTGGAAACTGTCCCCCTGTTTGCGTTACTGTTGTAAGAGGCAAGGAGGACATTTGCGTAAAG ATGTCCGACAGAGGTGGCGGAATTCCACGTTCTCAAACGGATCACCTCTTCAAATACATGTACAGCACTGCGCCCCAACCGAGCAAATCAGATGTTCATACCGTGCCCTTAGCTGGTTATGGATACGGCCTGCCCTTGTCTCGGCTCTATGCCAGATATTTTCATGGTGATTTAGTACTACTCAGTTGCGAGGGCTATGGCACAGACGCGATAATATACCTCAAG GCATTGTCCAACGAAGCAAACGAGCTTTTGCCCATTTTCAATAAGACGTCTTCAAAATTCTACAAGACCACCATTCCGACTGGGGACTGGAGCAGTCAAAGTACCGGGGGAATGGCTACTAGACAGTTTTGCGTAAGCCCTGGACACGGCCACAGGTTGCCCCACGGTATGCAGGCCAGTCAATGCTAG
- the LOC124300166 gene encoding protein CDV3 homolog produces the protein MADLDDFFAKKDRKKAKGKKFTTTEEIAKKLEETGKKVEKPKPKEKPTNQEGEEIQPVEEEDEWRDFEEEKKDYTGLKIGNLTVNEAQEAETDDERGEGENNSDGESGEAGPRHSGPWKRPEQPPPQPEPEPAPVVPQPAVGGSSYKAPHLRNAQSMSASPRQRMRNTAPDIHSEEYFPTLSAAQQQNSEPTGPWGRRRRDEGSFEEVRNRGGTRSYSVQETQAQAPKLSLGNKYGALSQDQS, from the exons ATGGCTGATCTCGACGATTTTTTCGCTAAGAAGGACAGGAAAAAGGCGAAGGGGAAAAAGTTCACGACGACAGAAGAGATCGCTAAAAAGCTGGAGGAAACGGGTAAAAAGGTTGAGAAACCGAAACCAAAGGAGAAACCGACTAACCAAGAGGGCGAGGAGATACAGCCTGTCGAG GAAGAAGATGAGTGGAGGGATTtcgaggaggagaaaaaggatTATACAggattgaaaattggaaactTAACAGTCAACGAGGCCCAAGAAGCAGAAACTGATGATGAACGAGGCGAGGGTGAAAATAACTCTGATGGAGAATCTGGGGAAGCTGGACCACGACATAGCGGACCTTGGAAACGACCTGAACAGCCGCCTCCGCAACCTGAACCCGAACCTGCACCTGTAGTTCCTCAGCCAGCTGTTGGAGGAAGTAGTTACAAAGCACCTCATCTGAGAAATGCACAGTCCATGTCTGCCAGCCCTAGGCAAAGGATGAGAAATACTGCCCCGGATATTCACAGCGAAGAATATTTTCCAACGTTGAGCGCCGCTCAGCAACAGAATAGCGAACCCACCGGTCCTTGGGGCAGACG GCGGCGGGATGAAGGATCTTTTGAAGAAGTTCGTAATCGAGGTGGAACTAGATCATACAGCGTTCAAGAAACACAGGCTCAAGCACCGAAACTCTCGTTGGGTAACAAGTATGGGGCACTGTCTCAAGATCAGAGCTGA
- the LOC124301627 gene encoding protein Pixie yields the protein MPPKKSMEETDRLTRIAIVNSDKCKPKRCRQECKRSCPVVRMGKLCIEVTPNSKIASISEELCIGCGICVKKCPFEAISIINLPSNLEKETTHRYSKNSFKLHRLPIPRPGEVLGLVGTNGIGKSTALKILAGKQKPNLGRFTDPPDWTEILSHFRGSELQNYFTKILEDDLKALIKPQYVDQIPKAVKGTVQQLLDKKDECKNQMEICRMLDLTHIRDRGIEALSGGELQRFACAMVCIQDGDIFMFDEPSSYLDVKQRLNAAVTIRSLIHPDKFIIVVEHDLSVLDYLSDFICCLYGVPGAYGVVTMPFSVREGINIFLDGFVPTENLRFREESLVFKVAESATEEEVKRMNHYEYPKMTKTMGSFTLAVEKGQFTDSEILVLLGENGTGKTTFIRMLAGNLPADEGSGNIPLLHISYKPQKISPKSQGIVRQLLHEKIRDAYIHPQFITDVMKPLKIDDIMDQEVQNLSGGELQRVAMALCLGKPADVYLIDEPSAYLDSEQRLVAAKVIKRFILHAKKTGFVVEHDFIMATYLADRVIVFSGTPSLNTTAHCPQSLLNGMNRFLELLGITFRRDPNNFRPRINKSQSVKDMEQKRAGQYFFLEE from the exons ATGCCACCCAAAAAATCAATGGAAGAAACCGATCGGCTGACACGGATAGCCATAGTGAATTCCGACAAGTGTAAGCCCAAGCGTTGCCGGCAAGAATGCAAACGATCATGTCCTGTTGTGCGCATGGGAAAGCTTTGTATTGAAGTTACACCCAATAGCAAGATTGCGTCGATATCTGAAGAACTTTGCATCGGGTGCGGTATTTGTGTGAAG AAATGCCCATTTGAGGCTATTTCCATCATCAATTTACCGAGCAATCTCGAGAAAGAAACCACACATCGTTACTCCAAGAATTCTTTTAAGCTGCATAGACTTCCGATTCCACGCCCAGGTGAAGTCTTAGGATTAGTAGGTACTAACGGAATTGGAAAGTCAACCGCGCTGAAAATTTTGGCTGGAAAACAGAAGCCCAATCTCGGCCGTTTCACT GATCCACCAGACTGGACAGAAATCTTGAGCCATTTCAGGGGTAGCGAACTTCAAAATTactttacaaaaattttggagGATGATTTAAAGGCGCTGATCAAGCCCCAATATGTTGATCAAATACCAAAAGCCGTCAAAGGCACAGTTCAACAATTGTTGGATAAGAAAGACGAGTGTAAAAATCAGATGGAGATCTGCCGGATGTTGG ATCTTACCCACATACGGGATCGAGGTATCGAAGCTTTATCTGGAGGTGAACTGCAACGATTTGCCTGTGCAATGGTGTGTATCCAAGATGGAGATATATTCATGTTTGACGAGCCATCTTCTTACTTAGACGTTAAACAACGCCTAAACGCTGCTGTCACCATACGCTCCCTCATACATCCCGACAA GTTTATAATCGTTGTGGAGCATGACTTGTCAGTTCTGGACTACTTGTCTGACTTCATCTGCTGCTTGTACGGAGTCCCTGGTGCTTACGGCGTTGTCACAATGCCATTCTCAGTACGGGAAggaattaacatttttttggaCGGATTTGTGCCAACGGAAAACCTGCGCTTCCGGGAGGAATCGCTCGTGTTCAAAGTCGCGGAGAGCGCGACCGAAGAGGAAGTGAAACGAATGAATCACTACGAGTATCCGAAAATGACGAAAACCATGGGATCTTTTACTCTGGCGGTTGAAAAGGGCCAGTTTACAGACTCCGAGATATTAGTACTACTTGGGGAAAACGGAACTGGCAAAACCACTTTTATAAGAATGCTTGCTGGTAATTTGCCTGCCGACGAAGGCTCAG GAAATATCCCGCTCTTGCACATCAGTTACAAACCGCAGAAAATCAGTCCCAAATCTCAAGGTATAGTGAGGCAGCTGcttcatgaaaaaattagggacGCGTACATACATCCTCAGTTTATCACTGACGTTATGAAACCATTGAAGATTGATGATATAATGGATCAGGAGGTCCAGAATTTATCTGGAGGAGAATTACAGCGAGTTGCTATGGCTCTGTGTCTGGGAAAACCTGCCGATGTTTACCTCATTGATGAACCATCAGCCTATCTCGATTCTGAACAGCGTTTAGTCGCTGCGAAAGTGATTAAAAG GTTCATTTTGCATGCCAAGAAAACTGGATTCGTGGTTGAACACGATTTCATAATGGCTACATATCTGGCAGACCGTGTCATCGTATTTTCTGGAACGCCATCCCTGAACACAACAGCCCACTGTCCTCAGTCCCTGCTGAACGGCATGAACCGATTTTTGGAACTCCTTGGCATCACGTTCAGGCGAGATCCCAACAACTTTAGGCCGCGAATTAATAAAAGTCAATCTGTGAAG GATATGGAACAAAAGAGAGCGGGGCAATACTTCTTCCTGGAGGAATAA